AACGGACAGCAGAATGGGGACGGACACTTGCGAACGACCCTGAGACGATTCGCGTCGAACGTGCCGTCAGCACACAAGTGACATTTGGTTATCTAGAGACATCACGTCGTCAGAAACCAGAGTTGTTACGTCGTCTTGCGAACATGCAAGGATCAAAAGTGCTGACATTCATCAACAATCGTTCATTCCTCGGACCATTGAATGGCGAATTAAGTAAATTCTCATTAAAGTATCGGATTCTAGACGCTGAAAAAGGGAAACGTGAGCGGATGGAGACATTACGTTCTTATAAAAAAGGGGAGTTCCCCTTACTCGTCACGACAGGTCTTGCAGCACGTGGACTTGATATCGAGGCGGTCACGCACGTCGTTCATTATGATTTGCCGGAGTCGCTTGACGATTTCGTTCACCGCTCAGGACGGACGGGACGCGGAAATGCAAACGGGATGGTGCTCGCTCTTGTAACGGATCAAGATTTAAAGCACTTAAAAACACTTGCGAAACAAATGGGCGTCGAGATGGAACCAATGGAAATTTACCGTGGAGAAGTGATTCCAAAACGTGAATTCACAGCACCACAGACGATTAAGCGACCGGCTACTCCTCACCGGAAAGGGCGATCGAAATGAAGAACGATCGAAAAGTAATTCCATTTCCGACGACGGTTTCTGAAGCGGAAATGAATGCAGCCTTGAAGAAAATGTATCAAGAGGCAGCAACAGCGCGTAGTACGGATTGGGTCGCTTTCATTGAAGAGATTGCGACGGAAGGACGTTGGTATTTAAAAGATGCTGAATTGTTCCGGGATTTGTTCGTTGACTGGGCGATCTTCTATGAGACAGATGATCAAGGGAAAACGCCTCACGGTCGTTTTC
This window of the Exiguobacterium acetylicum genome carries:
- a CDS encoding DEAD/DEAH box helicase; translation: MNFTKPFLQEAWERARFTELMPVQEQAIPLLREGKDVLAEAPTGTGKTLAYVIPALEKIEVEEPHVQVVITAPTRELVMQIHQVIQLFAQGSGIKSGAFIGGVELKRQYERLKKKPQIIVGTPGRLVELIDSKKLKMHKVKLIVLDEADQIYESGMSDSATRIANSALRDRQLAFVSATLPERTAEWGRTLANDPETIRVERAVSTQVTFGYLETSRRQKPELLRRLANMQGSKVLTFINNRSFLGPLNGELSKFSLKYRILDAEKGKRERMETLRSYKKGEFPLLVTTGLAARGLDIEAVTHVVHYDLPESLDDFVHRSGRTGRGNANGMVLALVTDQDLKHLKTLAKQMGVEMEPMEIYRGEVIPKREFTAPQTIKRPATPHRKGRSK